A single Vanacampus margaritifer isolate UIUO_Vmar chromosome 7, RoL_Vmar_1.0, whole genome shotgun sequence DNA region contains:
- the samd1b gene encoding sterile alpha motif domain-containing protein 1 — protein MSGGPNKYREWILETIDSLRSRKARPDLERICRMVRRRHGSDPDRTRAELEKLIQEQTVLKVSYKGSISYRNAAKVQRKSRKRSEDLVNNNNGDSALSFTDQEDDSEPSPSQQKRGNGSIGGDGPVAARLVVQEKASAATGTQEVRPGRDEALVREKQAGPSGDDTRDQTCAGGASTGKHTVAQQPKLPVEGGGTGCNSDLSDRLVASVWSLSEMNHSGGAAAGGGKGPVKPLGLKEILGYLSSQDERLSEEKLTRGKVKVVMEREVARGRLRRTRCGNITLPHRGTTTTEASSVSLAKSAPQPAIKDSEPMEEAGDEDGVQEDSEEEEDPRSSNEEGGQSLIAMTTAAALIGKASEEAEIRKASDEESLCYKPHRDKVVDLFSTTGCSPPLCPPPSMCIKANGDKSPGTPDQSLMDVQGQIHTQSGLNGVECKTEEGVSSCLLTPTASPRDTSLSEEQGMNGGVNNGGFIKIEGAKGSPVDWTVSDVVTYFTIAGFPEQAAAFETQEIDGKSLLLMQRNDVLTGLSIRLGPALKIYERHVKVLQKTHFEDEDCT, from the exons ATGTCGGGCGGACCCAACAAGTACCGAGAGTGGATCCTGGAAACAATCGACTCTCTTCGCTCGCGGAAAGCGCGCCCGGATCTGGAGAGAATTTGTCGAATGGTCCGGAGGCGACACGGGTCAGACCCGGATCGAACCAGGGCAGAACTGGAAAAACTGATCCAAGAGCAGACTGTGCTGAAAGTTAGCTACAAGGGCTCGATCTCCTACCGGAACGCAGCCAAGGTccagaggaaaagcagaaagagGAGTGAAGACCTCGTCAACAATAACAACGGCGACAGCGCGCTCAGCTTCACTGACCAGGAGGACGACTCGGAGCCCAGCCCGTCTCAGCAGAAGCGCGGAAACGGGAGCATCGGCGGCGACGGGCCGGTGGCGGCCCGCCTTGTCGTGCAAGAGAAAGCAAGTGCGGCCACGGGAACACAGGAAGTCCGGCCTGGCCGCGACGAGGCACTCGTGCGAGAGAAGCAAGCGGGTCCGTCCGGGGATGACACCCGCGACCAAACTTGCGCAGGAGGCGCCAGCACAGGCAAGCACACAGTAGCCCAGCAGCCCAAACTTCCAGTGGAGGGAGGGGGCACCGGATGCAACTCGGACCTGAGTGACCGGCTGGTGGCTTCAGTCTGGAGCCTGTCCGAGATGAACCACAGTGGGGGCGCCGCCGCCGGCGGCGGAAAAGGCCCCGTGAAGCCGCTGGGGCTCAAGGAGATTTTGGGCTATTTGAGCAGCCAAGACGAGCGCCTCTCCGAAGAGAAGCTGACCAGGGGGAAAGTCAAAGTGGTCATGGAGCGAGAGGTGGCCAGGGGCAGGCTGCGCAGGACCCGCTGCGGGAACATTACTCTTCCTCACAGGGGGACGACGACGACGGAGGCGTCCTCTGTGAGTCTTGCAAAGAGCGCGCCGCAGCCCGCGATAAAG GACAGCGAGCCGATGGAAGAAGCCGGCGATGAGGATGGTGTGCAGGAGGacagtgaggaagaggaggatccCAGGAGTTCTAATGAGGAAGGAGGACAATCCCTGATCGCCATGACAACCGCAGCAGCCCTGATCGGGAAAGCCAGCGAAGAAGCCGAGATACGAAAAGCGTCGGACGAGGAGAGCCTCTGTTATAAGCCGCATCGTGACAAAG TCGTGGATCTCTTCAGTACGACTGGATGTTCCCCTCCTTTGTGCCCTCCTCCATCTATGTGCATCAAAGCAAATGGAGACAAAAGTCCCGGCACCCCTGATCAATCACTTATGGATGTGCAG GGTCAGATCCACACCCAGTCGGGCCTTAATG GTGTTGAATGTAAAACAGAAGAAGGCGTGTCCTCGTGCCTGCTCACCCCCACTGCCTCCCCGAGAGACACCAGCCTGTCAGAAGAACAAGGGATGAACGGTGGAGTCAATAATGGAGG GTTTATAAAGATAGAAGGTGCCAAGGGGAGCCCAGTGGACTGGACAGTGTCTGATGTGGTCACTTATTTTACCATCGCTGGTTTCCCTGAGCAGGCCGCTGCCTTTGAGACACAG GAAATCGATGGGAAGTCTCTTCTCCTCATGCAGCGAAATGACGTTTTGACTGGCCTGTCAATCAGGCTTGGCCCCGCCCTCAAGATATACGAGCGCCACGTGAAGGTTTTGCAAAAAACGCACTTTGAAGATGAAGACTGTACatga